Below is a window of Planococcus sp. MSAK28401 DNA.
ATTAAATTGTCCACTAAATGGGGCTCAGTTCATTCCTTAAAATCGGGAGTCTATTCTTTAGGATTTTGTTGTTTTCCCATTTAACCATAAGAGCATCTATCTTCTGGTCCTCATAAATATGAAAATATAGATCATCTATGTATTCCTTTACTTCTTCAATTCCTTCGACTTCATAATTCCCTGCCACCCCACTAATAAGATCTGCCGGAATATCTCCGTGCGGAGGATAGCCTAACTCAATCACAAGCTTGTTAAATGTGATGGCATCTTCTCCAATTTCTTCTAGCGTTAGTTTCAGATGCTGATAAGAATCCTTCATATAAGAATCAAAAGAATTTTGCATAAGGTTCTGTAAGCGCAAGCTTAATCTTACTAAATCCTGATTATTATTCATTGCTACGAATTTAGACGGGAGTTTGCCTTCTCTTATAAGACTATTTTGAACGCGAGTTATAGAATTCAAAAATTTTAACACTTCTCTGTTCATAAAAACTCTCCTTTCCACTTGATAAATCATTTTGAAGATGAAATATATTTCAGATATACAAATCTTAACATCAAAATGAAATTTTCAATGTTTTTAAACCGTTCGTAAAAGTACACTTTTACGAACGAATATCAAAAGTCTCATGCACTTAAAACATGTTAGGTTTTCTAATATAAATTAAAAAGACTTTTAAAAGTCTTTTAAAAAGTATATAATGAAACTAACCTAAAGGAGTGGATGGAAATGGCGATGAGAATACTGGATATCCCTACAACTTCGATTTCGAATGTCAAACGGTCACCCATGGAAGCTTTTCAGAAGGCCGATCAAGAAGCTGCTGGCGTGTATGTCTTCAACCGTGAAAAGGTTGCCGGTGTGATGCTTACCCAAAAACAATACGAGTCCTTGAACAGAGAAATAGAAGAACTTTACGATCAGCTGGCTGATTTGATGGCTGAAAAACGGCTGCTGACAGAAAATGTCTCTACTTTTTCAGACGTGGAAGTTCGCGGTGCAACCGCAACTGAATCCCCTGTCATTGATGAAGAAGACGGGTGGGAATAACCGTTGTATCAACTTGAATGGACACAGTATTCAAAGGAAGATTATGAACAGCTTGATGGCAGCCAAAAGATCTTTGTCAATAAAGCGCTGGACCGAATCAAATTGAGAGGCATGGAAGCCGGCCAATCCCTTCATGGCAATTTGGCGCAATGCAACAAGCTGAAAAACAAGAAGATGGGCCTGCGGATTATTTTCAGAGAAGCCGAGGGAACCATCCAAGTGATTCAGATTGTGGCCATCGGTAAACGCGACAAAGAAAAGATTTATAAGATGGCTGAAGAGCGACTAGACTAACTAAAAGGAAGAAAAGGTTCCTCCTATTAATAAGAGCCCGGCATACCGGCACTTCTAAAGTGCTCGCTATGCCGGACTCTTTTTTATTCAACCAGGTTATTCTCTTATTTAATGCCGCAACTTCTGATAATCCTTCATATGTTAACTAAAAATAAATATCGTGAAAATTTCATTCTCCCCTTGAACCTTACGTAGGGTAATGTTTTATAGTAAAGCTAGCTTACTTTTGCAAAAGGGGGGAATCGTTGTGCAAAATGCCATTGTTAAGGCATTAATTAATGAAGAACAGATTCGTCTATATTTTATTGATAATTCCCAGTTGCTTCGCGATATCTATGCCTTAAACCAGGAACTTCCTAAACCGCTTAAACTGATGTTAGGCAAAACGATATCAGCAATGAGCATACTCTCTGGTACGCTCAAAGGGAACCAGCGAATGAGCCTCCAGGTAACGTTGAGCAACACTCGCCATAAGATTTTTGCGGAAGCCGAAGCGAATGGAAATGTCAGAGGATACCTGAACGAGGAACTTTTGAGATCTTCTAATATAGAAGAAAAGTCGATGCAAGATTTGATTGGACCTTCTGGGATGATCCGTGTCATAAAGGGTTCTGAGATGAATCAATTCACCAGTATTACCGATATGCCAAATCAACATATCACGGATGATATCGCCAACTATTTTGTGCAGAGTGATCAGACGCCGACCTATCTTTATTCCGACATTCAGTTGGATAATGGAGCTTCCCTTCTTTCCAGCCATGCCCTATATGCACAACTGCTTCCCGGTGCACCACCACAACTGCTTTCAGAAGTGAAAATGATTGTAAAAGCCAATCCGGATATTTTCAGTAAACTAAACGCTGAAAAAGCGAGTGACAGCGAAGAAGCGTTAACCCAGTTGTTTGGAGATGCAAAAATCATCGGCCATTGCTCCAGTCAATTTTTCTGCGGATGCAGTAAAGAAATGTTCTATGGCATGCTTTATTCATTGAAAGAAGAGGAAATCAAACGGAGCATTGAGCGAAAGGAAGACATTGAAGCTTTTTGCCATATTTGCGGGAAAACCTACACGTTTGAGCAAAAGGAGATGCAGCAACTCTTCTAACTTCGAATTTCTCGGTTTTAGTTGGTGAATAGAAATGTTGTTAAATGGAGGCTAAGCGAATGAAGGAACATTGGAAAGTCGGAGAAGTTGCCGAATTGGCGGGTTTAACGATTCGAACTTTACGCTATTACGATCAAATCTGTTTATTTTCACCTTCTCAGTATACGGAGTCAGGGCATCGGCTTTACACGAAAGCAGATTTGGTCCGTCTTCAGCCCATTTTGTCCTTAAAGCAGATGGGCATGTCGTTAGAAGAAATACAACTTCTGTTGTCTAATCCGGAGGAACAAACCGTTGCGGAGATTTTGCAAACCCAAATTTCTCGCGTCAAAAAAGAGATAGAGGTTCAGCAAAAACTAGTAGCAGAGCTGGAAAATGCGTTATCGGCTGCGCGCAGCAATCGGACCATGTCGATTCCAGAACTTACTAAATTAATGGAGGCGCTGAAAATGAATAAGGAAAAATACTTTTCGAAGCAGCAATTGGATACCATGGAAAGCAGATATGAGAATGCTGATAAACAACTCTTAAAGCAGGCCGAGCAAGAGTTTAACGATCTTATCAAGGAAATACGTTTGGAAAAAGAAAAAGGCGCTTCTCCTTCCGATGAAAAAGTACAAGATTTAGCGAAAAAATGGAATGACATCGTGAATGCCTTTTCCGAAGACGATAGGACTTTCCGCAAGCAAGCCGAACATTTCCACGCCGAAAACCCAGGGAACGAACTGCAATGTGAAATAGATGGCGAGCTATACCAATTTATCAACCAAGCATTAAACCATAAGTGATTTTATATGAAAGGAAGAGGAAAAGCTGATAAGTTGGCTTTCCCTCTTCCTTTCTTGTAGTTGTTTTTAGAGAGCTGCCGATAATCCCTCATATATAAACTTAAGAAACATTTAGCAGCGGAGAATTCCTCTTCCACACATTTTCTGCTTTTTTCTTTTTCTTACATCATGATTTCTCTAAAACTCTTTGTTGCTTCTTAACAAATCTATGAAAACAGAAAGTGCTTTGGTTTGAAACGGCGAGTTGGTAATAATGGCGAATTCCCTTAAATGCGGCATTCCTTTGACATCCAGCACTTTCAAATCAACGGATTTCAGTTCTTTTTGAATGGCCCACTCGGATAAAAGACTAATGCCGTCCCCTGCTTCAACCATTGTTTTAATGGATTGGTTACTGCTGAATTCCATGATATTTTCCGGGTGAAAGTTGTGCTGTTGGAAAACATTTTCTGCTGCCTCTCTTGTCCCGGAGCCATCTTCTCTTAAAATCCATGGCTGTGCTGCAAGTTGATCGATAGTGATTGCCTTCTTGCTTTGCGTCAAGGGGTTTTTTAGAGAGGCAAAGATCACCATTCGATCTTCTGCGAATATTTCTGTCTGAAGTTTTGGCTTTTCTTTAAACCGTCCTTCTACAATGCCGATATCCAATTGGTGATTTGCGACCATTTCAGCAATAACAGCCGTATTGGCGATTGTAACTGCGGCTTTAATATTTGGATAGCTGACCTTTAATTTAGCGATAATCCCCGGAAGAATATATTCTCCAAATGTATAGCTGGCGCCCACTGATAGCTTTCCAGCAGCCTGACTGCTCAAATCTTCCACCAGGTGTTGCATCTTCTCGTAAAGTTCTGTCATTTCTTTCGCATGATGATAAACGATTTCTCCTGCTTTATTCAACCGCACATATTTGTTCGTTCTCTCCAGAAGTTTCACTCCCATTTCAGTTTCGAGCGAACGGATATGCTGGCTGACAGCCGGCTGCGTCATGTGCAATTGCTTTGCGGCCTTAGAAAAATTTTGCTCTTCCACGACTTTAACAAACACTTCAAGCGCTTGATTCATAGTTCTCCCTCCGAAGACATTTTTTAATAAGTTTTACTTATTATCATACACCTTATTATTTATTTTACTTATCTCAGACACCTTCTTATAATGACTGAAGAGGTGAGCTTATGTCATCAAAGCACTTTTCATCAAACAATTCTAATTTTCCCGATTCACCAAATATGAAAGCATGGATAAGCGGTGTATTCTTTACGTTTCTTATCGCTTTTTTGGGATATTTACTGGCAAAAGCTCCCGGCTTTGATTTTATCGGACAAATGGCATGCGCCATTATCATAGCGGTCTTCTACCGGCAAGCTTTTGGATACCCATCCAATATACGCACTGGCATAACTTTTTCATCCAAGCATTTGCTGAGGGCTGCGATTATTTTATATGGGCTGAAGCTTAACATCGACATTGTGCTGAGCGATGGCATTGGCTTATTGGTCAGAGACGTAGGAGTCATTGTGTTCGCTATCGTCGGAACGATCTTGCTCGCTAAGCTCTTCAAGGCGGATAAAAATATATCCTTATTGCTGGGTGTAGGAACAGGTATATGCGGAGCCGCCGCAATTGCCGCCGTGGCTCCTATTATTAAAGCGAAAGACGAAGACACAGCCATCGGCGTGGGCATTATTGCGTTGATGGGAACAGTTTTCGCCATCTCCTACATCATCCTTCGGCCATTCTTGCCAATTGGTGATATCGAATATGGCTTATGGACGGGAACGAGCTTGCACGAAGTGGCTCATGTGGCACTGGCAGGCGCTCCAGCCGGAGAAGATGGATTGGCTCTGGCTTTGCTCGCGAAATTGGGCCGTGTCTTTCTTCTTATACCGGTTTGCTTCATTTTTATTGTTCTCACGAAGCGAAAAAATAATGGCTCGGAAGAAAAAAGCAGTAAGATTGAATTTCCCTGGTTTCTTCTTGGATTCATTGCAATGAGTATACTTGGCAGTTATGTACTGGGTCCTGTCATTTCCATACCAGCCGGCTTGATGGAAGCTGTTTCTGTTTTAACAACTTGGCTGTTGACTGCTGCTATGGTAGGTTTGGGACTGAACGTAAGTCTGCGGGATTTACGGGAACGTGCTATGCTTCCCTTGGCTGCAATGACCATCGTTTCTATTGCATTATCGGTATTGACGTACTTCATAATTTAAGGAGGATAAAGTGAACCAGAAAACTTTTTTTATGGCTTTTATCACTATTCTTATTTGGGGATCCACTTTCGCAGCAATCGGTGCCAGTTTAGAAGGTGGATATGAAGCCGGCCATTTAGTATTGGTCCGTTATCTTATCGCATCTTTACTATTTTTAATTTATGCTCTTTTCAACAGAAAACAGTTAAAAAAACCCACTAAAAATGACTTGTTGAAAATTATAATTTTGGGCTGGGTTGGGATCAGTGTATACCACATAGGCGTAACTTTTGGCATACAAACTATCCCTGCTGGAACTGCCGGCATGCTTATTGGTGCAGCGCCGATTTTCACAGCAGTTATTGCGATGCTTGTATTAAAAGAACGATTAACCGTATTAGGATGGGTTGGCTTGGGAGTGGGCTTTGCCGGCATTGTTTTAATCGCTGTCGGTTCCAGTGGATCATCCTTTTCTTTAGCCAGCGGAGCCTTATTTGTCTTAGGCGCCGCCATAGCAACTTCTATTTTCTTTGTATTTCAAAAGCCATTGCTTACAAGATATAACCCGATTGAACTTACCGCCTATTTCACATGGGCAGGAACGCTTCCCTTTTTCATATTTTCGCCTGGCCTGTTGGATACGCTTCAACAAGCTACTGCTGAAGCGCATCTATCCGCTATATACGTAGGTATCTTTCCAGCCTGTATTGCTTATGTAACTTGGGCAAAGGCCCTTTCTTCCGGAAATGCCAGTGCGGTAGCGAGTATGATGTACTTGGAACCCGCCATTGCTATAGCTGTTGCATGGGTTTGGTTAAAAGAATGGCCTGAAACTCTTTCAATTACAGGTGGAATCGTTGCTCTTGCTGGGGTTATTATTATCAATGCGCTGGGAAGAAATAAAGCTGGCAGTAAACTCGGATTAAATGAGTAAAATTGAATTTTAAAGAGGAAAGATAAAATGAATTCATTTGAAGAAATATATGACCGTAAAAATAGCCGATCCGTCAAATGGGATGCAATGGGCGAAATTTATAATTTAGATGAGACTTCTGATGTTTTGCCTATGTGGATCGCTGATATGGATTTTCCTGCTCCTTCACAAGTTCTAATGGCTTTACAAAAAAGACTCGATCACTCTATTTTTGGTTATTCTCTTATGTGCGATGAGTGCCGGGAAGCCGTCATCAACTGGCAAGCTAAACGAAATGATTGGCAAATCAACCCTGAATGGCTACTGTTCCATCACGGCATCATTCCGGCTATCGCCTCAATCATCGAGACTTATACAGAGAAAGACGACAAAATATTAGTCACGCCACCTGTCTATCCTCCATTTTTTCAATTAGCCCAAAATCAGGACAGGAAAGTGCTGTATTCGAATCTTGTCGAACAAGACGGTCACTATACCATCGATTTCACAGACTTTGAGGAGAAATTAAAAGAATCCTCTCTTTTCATTCTTTGTAATCCGCATAACCCCGGAGGCAGAGTCTGGTCGATTGAAGAATTGCAGAAAGTCATCAAACTTTGCAGCAAATACGATGTCCTCATTATTTCAGATGAAATTCATGGAGATTTAATTGTTGGTCCCGAACGGTATACCCCTTTAGCTAAAATTGCTGGAGAAGAAAGCAATCGGATCTTCACTTGCCTCGCCCCTACCAAAACATTTAACCTGGCAGGCATCCAAGTTGCTGCCATTGTGGCAACCGACAAAGAAAAACGCTTAAAACTGGAAAAACATGCATTAGCTCATGGTTCTGGCATGCTGAACTCTTTTGCTTCAACTGCATTAATTGCAGCATATAACGAAAGTGAATCCTGGCTCGAACAAATGCTGTCAGTAATTTCCCGAAATATGGATTACGCCATTAAAGAATTAAAGCGTCAAGTTCCTGGAATTGAAGTCACAAAACCTCAAGCGACTTATTTGTTATGGATCAATTATCGGTCTTTGCATTTATCGGAGAAAGAAGTAATGGATCTTCTGCTTACGCACGGAAAAGTTGCTTTGGAACCTGGCAGTAAATACGGAGAAGCCGGATTGGGATACCTCCGTTTAAATGTTGCCTGCCCCCGTCCAGTTTTGGAAGATGGCGTGAACAGAATAGCATTCGCATTAACCAAAGAGAAAAAACAAATGATGGAAACGAAAGAAGATGTGCTTTGAACAACCAGTGCTTGTACCCAGTCAATGCTCTAAAACCTATTGAAACTGGAACTGCAAGATTCGCGGGATTAAAATGTAGGGTAATATAGAGAATGCATTGTAATTTTTTTAAGAAAAATAGAGGATGGAAGGCTTGTTCAAGCTATCCATCCTCTTATTGATATTTTAAACTCCTATAATAAAAGTATTTGTTATTTACGAACTTCCGGTAACCTCATAATATGTAAACTGAGTATCAGTCAAAACTTCTTTAATTATTACTTTAAACAGAACACTTTATGTACTCAACCTCCCCCATTGCATTAGCACATCAGGTCTGATATTTCTTCATCACCTTATAATGATTATCAACAGAGATTCCTATTAAATTTTTCTTATATAAGTCTATAGTTCTTCTTAATTTTCTTGGAAATACAACAGGACTCAATGAATCTATTTTTGAAAAAGCAATTTTGCGAAACTCCCTTGCATATGCTGCGATTCATGTGAGAAAGCAACAGCAGCTGTTAAACTTCAACAGGCATGAGAAAATCTTGCATTTCACGAATTTAATTTGATAGCAAAATGAGTGCATGACTGGCGTTGCCTAGACAGTGTCGGAGAATTCGTCCATCCGCTATTTCCTTCATCAAGCTTAAATATTTTTCCGATTTTTCAATTTAATTTTTCTATTCTTCTCGTCCGGTTCGTATCTCGTCTCTATACCCATGAGAATTATAGTCCAGTGGTTGGTGTACCAAGAGAAGAATGTAAAAATGCAGCCAGTGCGCATCTAATGCCCTGTTATCCTTAATCTCCCTAGAAATTTCCATACTTATAAGGGAACTGATAACGACAAGGCTCCTACCTCATTTGGGTAGAGTTCGCCTGGAACTCCTTCCTTTTTTATTGGGGTTATAATAGTTTTAGTTGGAGTGACCATTTTGATTGGTTAAAAGAAGGGGGAGTTATTTCATGAGTAACAGATTATTAGAAAGCATAGAACCTAAAGAAGTTTTTCGGTACTTCGAAGACTTGACCAGAATCCCGCGTTGTTCTGGAAAAGAAGAAAATGTGGTAGCTTACTTGATCAGTTTTGCCGAGCAACATGGATTTGATTGGTGGAAGGACGAAAAATTGAACATCGTCATTAAAAAACCTGCCACAAAAGGATACGAATCAAGACCAACCATTATCTTACAAGCTCATACAGATATGGTGTGCGAAAAGGATAAAGAGACTGTGCACGATTTTGACACCGACCCGATCAAAATCGAAATCGAGGAAGACCGAATTATCGCAAAGGAAACAACGCTGGGTGCAGACGATGGAATAGGAGTTGCACTTGCATTGGCCCTCTTGGCTGATAAAGATGCAGAGCATCCGAATGTGGAATTAATATGCACTAGTGATGAAGAAAGGGGGCTCGTCGGCGCCGAACACTTTGACATGGCAATGGTGGAAGGCGATGTGCTGATTAACTTGGATGCCAATGAGGAAGGGAAATTTGTTGTTGGCTGTGCAGGAGGCCCAGTCGTCAGAATCGAGATCCCGTTGGAGAGAACAACCATTGTTCCAAACGGAATGTCAGCATTGAATATAAGAATCCGCGGGTTGACAGGCGGTCATTCCGGAGAGGACATACACCGAGGACGGGTCAATTCCAACAAGCTGATGGCGAGAACCTTGGTGTCACTCAGCCATGAAGTAAACTACATGCTTGGAGACATAAGCGGCGGCATTCATTATAATGCAATCCCGCGGGAAACAGAAGCGGTAATTTTCGTGAACGCTCAAGAGAAACAAAAAGTAATCGAGACAGTTCTGTCCTACCGAACAACCTATAAAAACGAATACAAGGTGACAGAACCCGATATGGAAATCACAGTACA
It encodes the following:
- a CDS encoding MalY/PatB family protein, giving the protein MNSFEEIYDRKNSRSVKWDAMGEIYNLDETSDVLPMWIADMDFPAPSQVLMALQKRLDHSIFGYSLMCDECREAVINWQAKRNDWQINPEWLLFHHGIIPAIASIIETYTEKDDKILVTPPVYPPFFQLAQNQDRKVLYSNLVEQDGHYTIDFTDFEEKLKESSLFILCNPHNPGGRVWSIEELQKVIKLCSKYDVLIISDEIHGDLIVGPERYTPLAKIAGEESNRIFTCLAPTKTFNLAGIQVAAIVATDKEKRLKLEKHALAHGSGMLNSFASTALIAAYNESESWLEQMLSVISRNMDYAIKELKRQVPGIEVTKPQATYLLWINYRSLHLSEKEVMDLLLTHGKVALEPGSKYGEAGLGYLRLNVACPRPVLEDGVNRIAFALTKEKKQMMETKEDVL
- a CDS encoding DMT family transporter produces the protein MNQKTFFMAFITILIWGSTFAAIGASLEGGYEAGHLVLVRYLIASLLFLIYALFNRKQLKKPTKNDLLKIIILGWVGISVYHIGVTFGIQTIPAGTAGMLIGAAPIFTAVIAMLVLKERLTVLGWVGLGVGFAGIVLIAVGSSGSSFSLASGALFVLGAAIATSIFFVFQKPLLTRYNPIELTAYFTWAGTLPFFIFSPGLLDTLQQATAEAHLSAIYVGIFPACIAYVTWAKALSSGNASAVASMMYLEPAIAIAVAWVWLKEWPETLSITGGIVALAGVIIINALGRNKAGSKLGLNE
- a CDS encoding type II toxin-antitoxin system RelE family toxin, which produces MYQLEWTQYSKEDYEQLDGSQKIFVNKALDRIKLRGMEAGQSLHGNLAQCNKLKNKKMGLRIIFREAEGTIQVIQIVAIGKRDKEKIYKMAEERLD
- a CDS encoding LysR family transcriptional regulator; translated protein: MNQALEVFVKVVEEQNFSKAAKQLHMTQPAVSQHIRSLETEMGVKLLERTNKYVRLNKAGEIVYHHAKEMTELYEKMQHLVEDLSSQAAGKLSVGASYTFGEYILPGIIAKLKVSYPNIKAAVTIANTAVIAEMVANHQLDIGIVEGRFKEKPKLQTEIFAEDRMVIFASLKNPLTQSKKAITIDQLAAQPWILREDGSGTREAAENVFQQHNFHPENIMEFSSNQSIKTMVEAGDGISLLSEWAIQKELKSVDLKVLDVKGMPHLREFAIITNSPFQTKALSVFIDLLRSNKEF
- a CDS encoding MerR family transcriptional regulator — encoded protein: MKEHWKVGEVAELAGLTIRTLRYYDQICLFSPSQYTESGHRLYTKADLVRLQPILSLKQMGMSLEEIQLLLSNPEEQTVAEILQTQISRVKKEIEVQQKLVAELENALSAARSNRTMSIPELTKLMEALKMNKEKYFSKQQLDTMESRYENADKQLLKQAEQEFNDLIKEIRLEKEKGASPSDEKVQDLAKKWNDIVNAFSEDDRTFRKQAEHFHAENPGNELQCEIDGELYQFINQALNHK
- a CDS encoding putative sulfate exporter family transporter, producing MSSKHFSSNNSNFPDSPNMKAWISGVFFTFLIAFLGYLLAKAPGFDFIGQMACAIIIAVFYRQAFGYPSNIRTGITFSSKHLLRAAIILYGLKLNIDIVLSDGIGLLVRDVGVIVFAIVGTILLAKLFKADKNISLLLGVGTGICGAAAIAAVAPIIKAKDEDTAIGVGIIALMGTVFAISYIILRPFLPIGDIEYGLWTGTSLHEVAHVALAGAPAGEDGLALALLAKLGRVFLLIPVCFIFIVLTKRKNNGSEEKSSKIEFPWFLLGFIAMSILGSYVLGPVISIPAGLMEAVSVLTTWLLTAAMVGLGLNVSLRDLRERAMLPLAAMTIVSIALSVLTYFII
- a CDS encoding Hsp33 family molecular chaperone HslO, with product MQNAIVKALINEEQIRLYFIDNSQLLRDIYALNQELPKPLKLMLGKTISAMSILSGTLKGNQRMSLQVTLSNTRHKIFAEAEANGNVRGYLNEELLRSSNIEEKSMQDLIGPSGMIRVIKGSEMNQFTSITDMPNQHITDDIANYFVQSDQTPTYLYSDIQLDNGASLLSSHALYAQLLPGAPPQLLSEVKMIVKANPDIFSKLNAEKASDSEEALTQLFGDAKIIGHCSSQFFCGCSKEMFYGMLYSLKEEEIKRSIERKEDIEAFCHICGKTYTFEQKEMQQLF
- the pepD gene encoding beta-Ala-His dipeptidase yields the protein MSNRLLESIEPKEVFRYFEDLTRIPRCSGKEENVVAYLISFAEQHGFDWWKDEKLNIVIKKPATKGYESRPTIILQAHTDMVCEKDKETVHDFDTDPIKIEIEEDRIIAKETTLGADDGIGVALALALLADKDAEHPNVELICTSDEERGLVGAEHFDMAMVEGDVLINLDANEEGKFVVGCAGGPVVRIEIPLERTTIVPNGMSALNIRIRGLTGGHSGEDIHRGRVNSNKLMARTLVSLSHEVNYMLGDISGGIHYNAIPRETEAVIFVNAQEKQKVIETVLSYRTTYKNEYKVTEPDMEITVQECLDGSDNLLSDLSKKRLFDFLYLCYSGIVRMDAEIAGAVESSVNLGTIHLEKETAVIQMMTRSSLESAYREMYNQIAYLAECVGGTVHIMSDCPEWEYNPSSEVKKVFHKVYQEMFGKAPEFFILHAGLECGVFAKKTNRPMDMIAAGPTSKNLHMPGEHLSISSVQNFWRFFKEVVKHI